The Methylomagnum ishizawai genome has a window encoding:
- the dnaK gene encoding molecular chaperone DnaK, with protein MAKIIGIDLGTTNSCVAVLEGGKPRVIENAEGARTTPSIVAFTPDNEVLVGQSAKRQAITNPKNTLYAVKRLIGRRFKDGVVQKDIHLVPYKIAEADNGDAWIEVNGRKMAPPEISARVLMKMKKDAEAFLGEEVKEAVITVPAYFNDSQRQATKDAGRIAGLEVKRIINEPTAAAMAFGLDRKHGDIKVAVYDLGGGTFDISIIEIAEVDGEHQFEVLSTNGDTHLGGEDFDLRIIDYICDEFKKENGIDLHHDPLALQRLKESAEKAKIELSSSQQTEINLPYVTADASGPKHLNLKLTRAKLEALVEDLILRTKGPCETALKDAGLKPSEINEVILVGGQTRMPKVMDFVREIFGKEPRKDVNPDEAVALGAAIQGGVLGGQVKDVLLLDVTPLSLGIETLGGVMTKLIEKNTTIPTKQNQVFSTAEDGQTAVTIHVLQGEREMARDNKSLGRFDLSDIPPASRGIPQIEVTFDIDANGILHVSAKDKATGKQQSIRITASSGLSEEEIKRMVQDAEMHAEEDKKLHELVTARNHADAMIHAANKTLHELGDKVQADEKSKIEAAITELKEAMKGDDKEAIERKTEHLTEVSGKLAERLYAQQGEAAGTASAAGGTQSEATGGGKGDHEDVVDAEFEEVKEDRK; from the coding sequence ATGGCAAAAATCATCGGTATCGACCTGGGCACCACCAATTCCTGCGTGGCCGTGCTGGAAGGGGGCAAGCCGCGGGTGATCGAGAACGCCGAGGGCGCGCGCACCACCCCGTCCATCGTGGCCTTCACCCCCGACAACGAGGTGCTGGTGGGCCAATCCGCCAAGCGCCAAGCCATCACCAACCCCAAGAACACCCTGTACGCGGTCAAGCGCCTGATCGGCCGCCGCTTCAAGGACGGCGTGGTGCAGAAGGACATCCATCTGGTGCCCTACAAAATCGCCGAGGCCGACAACGGCGATGCCTGGATCGAGGTCAATGGCCGCAAGATGGCCCCGCCGGAAATCTCCGCCCGCGTCTTGATGAAGATGAAAAAGGACGCGGAAGCCTTCCTGGGCGAGGAAGTCAAGGAAGCCGTCATCACCGTGCCGGCCTATTTCAACGATTCCCAGCGCCAAGCCACCAAGGACGCGGGCCGCATCGCCGGCTTGGAAGTCAAGCGCATCATCAACGAACCCACCGCCGCCGCGATGGCCTTCGGCCTCGACCGCAAGCACGGCGATATTAAAGTAGCCGTGTACGACCTGGGCGGCGGCACCTTCGATATTTCCATCATCGAAATCGCCGAGGTCGATGGCGAACACCAGTTCGAAGTGCTGTCCACCAATGGCGACACCCATTTGGGCGGCGAAGACTTCGACCTCCGCATCATCGACTACATCTGCGACGAGTTCAAAAAAGAGAACGGCATCGACCTACACCACGATCCGCTGGCGCTGCAACGCCTGAAGGAATCGGCGGAAAAGGCCAAGATCGAACTGTCCTCCAGCCAGCAGACCGAAATCAACCTGCCCTATGTCACCGCCGATGCGTCCGGTCCCAAGCATCTCAACCTGAAGCTGACCCGCGCCAAGCTGGAAGCCTTGGTGGAAGACCTGATCCTCCGCACCAAGGGTCCGTGCGAAACCGCGCTGAAGGATGCCGGTCTCAAGCCCAGCGAAATCAACGAGGTAATCCTGGTCGGTGGCCAGACCCGTATGCCCAAGGTCATGGATTTCGTGCGCGAAATCTTCGGCAAGGAACCGCGCAAGGACGTGAACCCGGACGAAGCCGTGGCCCTGGGCGCGGCGATCCAAGGCGGCGTGTTGGGCGGCCAAGTCAAGGACGTGCTGTTGCTGGACGTGACCCCGCTGTCGTTAGGGATAGAAACCCTGGGCGGCGTGATGACCAAGCTGATCGAGAAGAACACCACCATCCCGACCAAGCAGAACCAAGTGTTCTCGACCGCCGAGGACGGACAGACCGCCGTGACCATCCACGTCCTGCAAGGCGAGCGCGAAATGGCGCGGGACAACAAATCGCTGGGCCGCTTCGACCTGAGCGATATCCCGCCCGCTTCCCGTGGCATCCCGCAGATCGAGGTGACTTTCGACATCGACGCCAACGGCATCCTGCATGTGTCGGCCAAGGACAAGGCCACCGGCAAGCAGCAATCGATCCGCATCACCGCTTCGTCCGGCCTCAGCGAGGAGGAAATCAAGCGGATGGTGCAGGACGCCGAAATGCACGCCGAGGAAGACAAGAAGCTGCATGAACTGGTGACGGCGCGCAACCACGCCGACGCCATGATCCACGCCGCCAACAAGACCCTGCACGAACTCGGCGACAAGGTCCAGGCGGACGAAAAAAGCAAGATCGAAGCCGCCATCACGGAACTCAAGGAAGCCATGAAGGGCGACGACAAGGAAGCCATCGAGCGGAAAACCGAACATCTGACCGAGGTTTCCGGTAAACTCGCCGAACGTTTATACGCCCAGCAAGGCGAAGCCGCGGGCACGGCCTCGGCGGCGGGCGGCACCCAATCCGAAGCCACGGGCGGCGGCAAGGGCGACCACGAGGATGTGGTGGACGCCGAGTTCGAGGAAGTCAAGGAAGACCGGAAGTAA
- the dnaJ gene encoding molecular chaperone DnaJ → MAKEDYYELLGVPRNASDADIKQSFRRLAMKFHPDRNQNNPQAEEQFKKIKEAYDILSDPKKRSAYDQFGHAGVDPSMGAAGGHGFAGESFSDIFGDVFGDIFGGGTGRRRGGSRAQRGSDLRYNLEISLEEAVSGTEVKIRVPTFVNCEACGGTGAKKGTSPTTCSTCQGHGVVRMQQGFFAVQQTCPTCRGTGQIIKDPCRSCNGQGKVQETKTLSVKIPAGVDTGDRIRLGGEGEAGEAGGPPGDLYVQIAVKEHPIFTRDGANLYCEVPISFPTACLGGELEVPTLDGKVVLKIPPETQTGRLFRLRAKGVKPVRGGPPGDLMCRVRVETPVHLNKDQLELIKKLDESLSGGGSHHSPQAHGWLDGVKQFFDKLGL, encoded by the coding sequence ATGGCGAAAGAAGATTACTACGAACTGCTGGGCGTGCCGCGCAACGCCAGCGACGCCGATATCAAGCAAAGCTTTCGCCGCTTGGCGATGAAGTTCCACCCGGATCGCAACCAGAACAATCCGCAAGCGGAAGAGCAATTCAAGAAGATCAAGGAAGCCTACGACATCCTGTCCGACCCCAAGAAGCGCTCCGCCTACGACCAATTCGGTCATGCCGGGGTCGATCCCTCGATGGGCGCGGCGGGCGGGCATGGCTTCGCCGGGGAAAGCTTCAGCGATATTTTCGGCGATGTGTTCGGGGATATTTTCGGCGGAGGCACCGGGCGGCGGCGCGGCGGTAGCCGGGCGCAACGCGGCTCCGACCTGCGCTACAACCTGGAAATCAGCCTGGAGGAAGCCGTCTCGGGCACCGAGGTCAAAATCCGCGTCCCCACCTTCGTCAACTGCGAAGCCTGCGGCGGCACCGGAGCCAAGAAAGGCACCTCGCCCACCACCTGCTCCACCTGCCAAGGCCACGGCGTGGTACGGATGCAGCAAGGCTTCTTCGCGGTGCAGCAAACCTGCCCCACCTGCCGCGGCACCGGCCAGATCATCAAAGACCCCTGCCGTTCCTGCAACGGCCAAGGCAAGGTCCAGGAAACCAAGACCCTGTCGGTCAAAATCCCGGCGGGCGTCGATACCGGCGACCGCATCCGCCTAGGGGGCGAAGGCGAGGCCGGCGAAGCCGGGGGACCGCCGGGCGATCTGTACGTGCAGATCGCCGTCAAGGAACATCCCATCTTCACCCGCGACGGGGCCAATCTTTATTGCGAAGTCCCCATCAGCTTCCCCACCGCTTGCCTGGGTGGCGAACTGGAAGTACCCACCCTGGACGGCAAGGTCGTCCTCAAGATTCCGCCGGAAACCCAGACCGGGCGCTTGTTCCGGCTCCGCGCCAAGGGCGTCAAGCCAGTGCGCGGCGGTCCCCCCGGCGATCTGATGTGCCGGGTCCGGGTCGAAACCCCGGTCCATTTGAACAAAGACCAGTTGGAACTCATCAAGAAGCTGGACGAATCCCTCAGCGGCGGCGGTAGCCACCACAGTCCCCAAGCCCATGGCTGGCTGGATGGGGTCAAGCAATTCTTCGATAAACTCGGGCTATAA
- the dapB gene encoding 4-hydroxy-tetrahydrodipicolinate reductase, whose translation MIRVGIIGAAGRMGHALIRACATTPGLTLAAAIERPGSPALGADAGELAGQAKLGVPVTDDLAAAIDGIDVLIDFTRPESSLAALALCQAHGKRLVIGTTGFGPEQKTTIEQAAQTIPIMLAPNMSVGVNLCLKLLEIAAKIIGDHTDIEIIEAHHRHKVDAPSGTALRMGEVVAAALGRDLKQCAVHGREGHTGARDPKSIGFSVIRAGDIVGEHTVMFADEGERVEITHNASSRATFAKGAMRAALWLAETPAGLYDMQDVLGLKNY comes from the coding sequence ATGATCCGAGTTGGCATCATCGGCGCGGCCGGCCGCATGGGACACGCCTTGATCCGCGCCTGCGCCACCACCCCCGGCCTGACCCTGGCCGCCGCCATCGAAAGACCCGGCAGCCCGGCCCTCGGCGCCGACGCGGGCGAATTGGCTGGACAAGCCAAGCTCGGCGTCCCCGTAACCGACGACCTGGCCGCGGCCATCGACGGTATCGATGTCCTGATCGACTTCACCCGGCCCGAATCCAGCCTCGCCGCCCTCGCCCTTTGCCAAGCCCACGGCAAGCGCCTGGTCATCGGCACCACCGGCTTCGGCCCCGAACAAAAAACCACGATCGAACAAGCCGCGCAAACCATCCCGATCATGCTGGCCCCCAATATGAGCGTCGGCGTGAACCTCTGCCTCAAACTGCTGGAAATCGCCGCCAAGATCATCGGCGACCACACCGACATCGAAATCATCGAGGCCCACCACCGCCACAAGGTCGATGCGCCCTCCGGCACCGCGCTCCGTATGGGCGAAGTGGTCGCCGCCGCCCTGGGCCGCGACCTCAAGCAATGCGCCGTCCATGGCCGCGAAGGCCACACCGGCGCGCGCGATCCAAAAAGCATCGGCTTCTCGGTGATCCGGGCCGGCGATATCGTCGGCGAACATACGGTCATGTTCGCCGACGAAGGCGAGCGCGTGGAAATCACCCACAACGCCTCCAGCCGCGCGACTTTCGCCAAAGGGGCGATGCGCGCCGCGCTCTGGCTGGCGGAAACCCCGGCCGGGCTCTACGACATGCAGGATGTCCTGGGCCTCAAGAATTATTGA